A stretch of the Massilia varians genome encodes the following:
- a CDS encoding ABC transporter permease, translated as MMILRDALRDFRIGWRLLVKEPAYSAVVVLGLAVGFAACFLLLGYVAHSLSYDRHVPQREQVYRLMQKWNTASASGHWSDTSSLPARDAVVASGAPVLASAFIESDIDVRVGGQVQTISLTVVDPDFRRIINPPVAAGNLAEALARPDALALSRETATRLFGRDDAVGKTVQVAGQPYRVAAVLEDPPAATVLPFAALAGIKTAIWKPEYRQLVTTNWGSSHGGVYVKLLPGASQQTVLDSVRRAMLASSFYQRMSPEQVASLGGRDLLDFRLGPLSDAYLDPLIKFPSPIHGDRKTIFGLAAVGVLILVLAATNYVNLATVRTVRRQREIAVRKVLGASTGTVSRHFLAESVLVCLVATAIGLLLAWLLLPVFSDLVQRKLDRMFTPVSIGLGLLLGVLVGLLAGAYPAWSAIKVRPTAALAGRGNSETVGGLRLRRVLTVLQFATAMGLTSLTLAVAWQTRYASSLDPGFDPAPLLIVPTADDMRSANVRAFRDALARLPGVSGVAVSDAPVTVNFNSTALQRDGGSPIEIHWARVSPEFFGVYGIKPAAGRLYEPTRDKLEDENKIVINEAGARKFGFASAQDAVGKFIRTPGGEDTMQVVGVAPNLRHRSAHEEMQATVYFLGERSGVFTVRAEQDGAAVQRAIEELWPRYFPNDVLDVQRMSALFAAGYADDLRLAKLLGASSVIATAIAAFGIYVLAAYSVQRKAREIVLRKLYGAGHAAIGRLVAREFVVLIGIGALVSLPIAFVAVQRYLAGFTEQAPIGAWTVSAALLVAAVVATGSTARHALAAMQIRPAQALRE; from the coding sequence ATGATGATCTTGCGTGACGCATTGCGTGATTTCCGCATCGGCTGGCGCCTCCTGGTCAAGGAGCCGGCGTATTCGGCGGTGGTGGTGCTGGGCCTGGCCGTCGGCTTCGCCGCCTGCTTCCTGCTGCTCGGCTACGTCGCCCATTCCCTATCCTACGACCGCCACGTGCCTCAGCGCGAACAGGTCTACCGTCTCATGCAGAAGTGGAATACCGCCAGCGCGAGCGGCCATTGGAGCGACACCTCCAGCCTGCCGGCGCGCGACGCCGTGGTCGCCAGCGGCGCACCGGTACTGGCCAGCGCCTTCATCGAGAGCGACATCGACGTGCGCGTCGGTGGCCAGGTGCAGACCATCAGCCTGACCGTGGTCGACCCCGACTTCCGCCGCATCATCAATCCGCCCGTCGCGGCCGGCAACCTGGCCGAAGCGCTGGCGCGGCCCGATGCGCTGGCCTTGAGCCGCGAAACCGCCACCAGGCTGTTCGGCCGCGATGACGCCGTCGGCAAGACCGTGCAGGTGGCGGGCCAGCCCTACCGCGTGGCCGCCGTGCTGGAAGACCCGCCGGCCGCCACGGTCCTGCCCTTCGCCGCGCTGGCAGGCATCAAGACCGCGATCTGGAAGCCGGAATACCGGCAGCTGGTCACCACCAACTGGGGTTCCTCGCACGGCGGCGTCTACGTCAAGCTGCTGCCCGGCGCCAGCCAGCAGACCGTGCTCGATTCCGTGCGGCGCGCCATGCTGGCCTCCAGCTTCTACCAGCGCATGAGTCCCGAGCAGGTGGCCTCGCTGGGCGGCCGCGACCTGCTCGACTTCCGCCTCGGTCCCTTGAGCGACGCCTACCTCGACCCCTTGATCAAGTTTCCTTCGCCGATCCACGGCGACCGCAAGACCATCTTCGGCCTGGCCGCGGTGGGGGTGCTGATCCTGGTGCTGGCCGCCACCAACTACGTCAACCTGGCCACCGTGCGCACGGTGCGGCGCCAGCGCGAGATCGCGGTGCGCAAGGTGCTCGGCGCCAGCACCGGCACGGTCAGCCGGCATTTCCTGGCCGAGTCGGTGCTGGTGTGCCTGGTCGCCACCGCGATCGGCCTGCTGCTGGCCTGGCTGCTGCTGCCGGTGTTCTCCGACCTGGTGCAGCGCAAGCTCGACCGGATGTTCACCCCCGTGTCGATCGGCCTCGGCCTGCTGCTTGGCGTGCTGGTCGGCCTGCTGGCCGGCGCCTATCCGGCCTGGTCGGCCATCAAGGTGCGCCCCACCGCGGCCCTGGCCGGCCGCGGCAACAGCGAGACCGTGGGCGGGCTGCGCCTGCGGCGCGTGCTCACGGTGCTGCAGTTCGCCACCGCCATGGGCCTGACCAGCCTGACCCTGGCCGTGGCCTGGCAGACCCGCTATGCCAGCAGCCTCGATCCGGGCTTCGACCCGGCGCCGCTCCTGATCGTGCCGACCGCCGACGACATGCGCAGCGCCAACGTGCGTGCCTTCCGCGACGCGCTGGCGCGCCTGCCGGGCGTGTCCGGCGTGGCGGTGAGCGACGCGCCGGTGACCGTCAACTTCAACAGCACCGCGCTGCAGCGCGACGGCGGCAGCCCGATCGAGATCCACTGGGCCCGGGTCAGTCCCGAATTCTTCGGCGTCTACGGAATCAAGCCGGCCGCCGGCCGCCTGTATGAGCCCACGCGCGACAAGCTGGAAGACGAGAACAAGATCGTCATCAACGAAGCGGGGGCGCGCAAGTTCGGTTTCGCCAGCGCCCAGGATGCGGTCGGCAAGTTCATCCGCACGCCGGGCGGCGAGGACACGATGCAGGTGGTGGGCGTGGCGCCGAACCTGCGCCACCGCTCGGCGCACGAGGAGATGCAGGCCACGGTCTACTTCCTGGGCGAGCGCAGCGGCGTGTTTACCGTGCGCGCCGAACAGGACGGCGCGGCGGTGCAGCGCGCCATCGAGGAACTGTGGCCGCGCTACTTCCCGAACGACGTGCTGGACGTGCAGCGCATGTCCGCCCTGTTCGCCGCCGGCTATGCGGACGACCTGCGCCTGGCCAAGCTCCTGGGAGCCTCGAGCGTGATCGCCACGGCGATTGCCGCCTTCGGCATCTACGTGCTGGCCGCCTACAGTGTGCAGCGCAAGGCGCGCGAGATCGTCTTGCGCAAGCTGTACGGCGCCGGCCACGCCGCCATCGGCCGCCTGGTGGCGCGCGAGTTCGTGGTCTTGATCGGCATCGGCGCCCTGGTCAGCCTGCCGATCGCCTTCGTGGCGGTGCAGCGCTACCTGGCCGGCTTCACCGAGCAGGCGCCGATCGGGGCCTGGACCGTGAGCGCGGCCCTGCTCGTGGCCGCGGTCGTGGCGACCGGGTCGACCGCCCGCCATGCGCTGGCGGCGATGCAGATCCGCCCGGCGCAGGCACTGCGCGAATAA
- a CDS encoding ABC transporter ATP-binding protein: MLKLRGVSKIHQAGEVQTRALDRVDLDIAAGEYVAITGPSGCGKSTLLSVLGLLDVPNEGDYFFEGQNVAGWSEARLNALRRGRVGFIFQSFNLIEELSVYENVELALEYTGTAAAERRRRVEAMLERLGVAHRARHRPSQLSGGQQQRVAIARALVAEPSMLLADEPTGNLDTAHGDEVMRLLRNINQEGTTVVMVTHSPAHAAQASRTLHLVDGRVVVDALQAA; this comes from the coding sequence ATGCTGAAACTCCGGGGCGTCTCCAAGATCCACCAGGCGGGCGAAGTGCAGACCCGCGCCCTCGACCGCGTCGACCTCGACATCGCGGCCGGGGAATACGTCGCCATCACCGGCCCGTCCGGCTGCGGCAAGTCCACCCTGCTGAGCGTGCTCGGCCTGCTTGACGTGCCGAACGAAGGCGACTACTTCTTCGAGGGCCAGAACGTGGCCGGCTGGAGCGAGGCGCGCCTGAACGCGCTGCGGCGCGGACGGGTCGGCTTCATCTTCCAGAGCTTCAACCTGATCGAGGAGCTGAGCGTCTACGAGAACGTCGAACTGGCGCTGGAATACACCGGCACCGCGGCCGCCGAGCGCCGCCGCCGGGTCGAGGCCATGCTCGAACGCCTGGGGGTGGCGCACCGCGCCAGGCACCGCCCATCGCAGCTCTCGGGCGGCCAGCAGCAGCGCGTGGCGATCGCGCGCGCGCTGGTGGCCGAGCCGAGCATGCTGCTCGCCGACGAGCCCACCGGCAACCTGGACACGGCCCACGGCGACGAAGTGATGCGCCTGCTGCGCAACATCAATCAGGAAGGCACCACCGTGGTCATGGTGACCCACTCGCCGGCCCACGCCGCCCAGGCCTCGCGCACCCTGCACCTGGTGGACGGCCGCGTGGTGGTCGACGCGCTGCAGGCGGCATGA
- a CDS encoding efflux RND transporter periplasmic adaptor subunit, protein MDRLPPQAQAQAVTGAAMDVVVPRRRGKLYVHAGVTLALLAAFGAGAWHFMPHGLQVDSADVRVASAATGIFRDDIVVRATAQPLNSIMLDSVESGRVEEVLVEDGQAVDKGQLLFRLSNPLRNLALLERQAEQAQQISNLANLRVAQETSRSEHRRRLSDAEFAVQQAEKQHARNSRLAQQGFISAVALEESADQLAQQRRTLENEQRRFDTEERVRQRGLQQMETAIDGFASGLQLVSATVDALAVRAPAAGMLTDFRLQVGQTVQPNQNIGRIDDPKRFKLSLQVDEFYLSRVTRGLAGSVTQDGKVYPLKVSAVFPQIREGRFTAEMVFTGEQPAVISPGQSLDAQLTLGQPAQALLLPTGAFMNDNGGAWVFVVDRASGRAEKRPVRLGRRNNSHVEVLSGLSAGEQVVISSYGPFGKAEQLQINH, encoded by the coding sequence ATGGACCGACTCCCTCCCCAAGCCCAGGCCCAGGCCGTCACCGGCGCCGCCATGGACGTCGTGGTGCCCAGGCGCCGCGGCAAGCTGTATGTGCACGCCGGCGTGACCCTGGCGCTGCTGGCCGCCTTCGGCGCCGGCGCCTGGCACTTCATGCCGCACGGCCTGCAGGTGGACAGTGCCGACGTGCGCGTCGCTAGCGCCGCCACCGGCATCTTCCGCGACGACATCGTGGTGCGCGCCACCGCGCAGCCGCTCAATTCCATCATGCTCGACTCGGTCGAATCGGGCCGCGTCGAGGAAGTGCTGGTGGAGGACGGCCAGGCGGTCGACAAGGGCCAGCTGCTGTTCCGGCTGTCCAATCCGCTGCGCAACCTGGCGCTGCTGGAGCGCCAGGCCGAACAGGCGCAGCAGATCTCGAACCTGGCCAACCTGCGGGTGGCCCAGGAAACCAGCCGCAGCGAACACCGGCGCCGTCTCTCGGATGCCGAATTCGCGGTGCAGCAGGCCGAGAAGCAGCATGCGCGCAACAGCCGCCTGGCCCAGCAGGGCTTCATTTCGGCGGTGGCGCTGGAAGAGTCCGCCGACCAGCTGGCCCAGCAGCGTCGCACGCTGGAGAACGAACAGCGCCGCTTCGACACCGAGGAGCGGGTGCGCCAGCGCGGCCTGCAGCAGATGGAAACCGCGATCGACGGCTTCGCCTCCGGCCTGCAGCTGGTCAGCGCCACCGTCGATGCGCTGGCGGTGCGGGCGCCGGCGGCCGGCATGCTGACCGACTTCCGCCTGCAGGTCGGCCAGACCGTGCAACCGAACCAGAACATCGGCCGCATCGACGACCCCAAGCGCTTCAAGCTGTCCCTGCAGGTCGACGAGTTCTACCTGAGCCGGGTGACGCGCGGCCTGGCCGGCAGCGTCACCCAGGACGGCAAGGTCTATCCCTTGAAGGTGAGCGCGGTATTCCCGCAGATCCGGGAAGGCCGCTTCACCGCCGAGATGGTGTTTACGGGGGAGCAGCCGGCCGTGATCAGCCCGGGCCAGAGCCTGGACGCGCAGCTGACCCTGGGCCAGCCGGCCCAGGCCCTGCTGCTGCCGACGGGTGCGTTCATGAACGACAACGGCGGCGCCTGGGTCTTCGTGGTCGACCGGGCCAGCGGCCGCGCCGAGAAGCGCCCGGTGCGCCTGGGCCGGCGCAACAACAGCCACGTCGAGGTCCTGTCCGGCCTGAGCGCGGGCGAGCAGGTCGTCATTTCCAGTTACGGGCCGTTCGGCAAGGCCGAGCAGCTGCAGATCAACCACTAA
- a CDS encoding sigma-54-dependent transcriptional regulator, with translation MSPSTTSILILDDDEDVACAAQMLLRRRHGKVATLGDPRALDAVLAGGVPELVLLDLNFTPGRIDGAEGLAVLDRLRALPRPPGVIALTAYADVPLAVEALKRGASDFITKPWDNARLAAAVDGALARHAATAPADAPAGATAGSPLMGDSGPMRELRAMIAAVAPTEANVMVLGENGVGKELVARAIHAASKRSGETFLAVDMGALPEATFESELFGHRKGSFTDARADRAGRFQAARGGTLFLDEIGNMPLGAQAKLLTALERREVTPLGADRAEPIDVRIVSATNLEEARLFDAAVFRPDLLFRLNTIVLRVPPLRERRDDIPQLLHHYLSLYEAQYGRPVRELAPHALYALCAWPWPGNVRALRHACERAVILAAQPEYRFEDFGLAAPAAPAAAAPAVEAPARTGGFSLGALERETIAAALDKAKGNISLAARMLGLSRAALYRKLGKHGF, from the coding sequence ATGTCCCCTTCGACCACCTCCATCCTGATCCTCGACGACGACGAGGACGTCGCCTGCGCCGCGCAGATGCTGCTGCGCCGGCGCCACGGAAAAGTGGCGACGCTGGGCGATCCGCGCGCGCTCGATGCGGTGCTGGCGGGCGGCGTGCCCGAGCTGGTGCTGCTCGACCTGAACTTCACCCCCGGCCGCATCGACGGCGCCGAGGGACTGGCGGTGCTGGACCGCCTGCGCGCGCTGCCGCGTCCGCCCGGCGTGATCGCGCTGACGGCCTACGCCGACGTTCCGCTGGCGGTCGAGGCGCTCAAGCGCGGCGCCAGCGACTTCATCACCAAGCCCTGGGACAACGCGCGCCTGGCGGCGGCGGTCGACGGCGCCCTGGCGCGCCACGCCGCCACCGCGCCTGCGGATGCGCCGGCCGGCGCCACTGCCGGCTCGCCGCTGATGGGCGACTCCGGCCCGATGCGCGAACTGCGCGCCATGATCGCCGCGGTCGCCCCGACCGAGGCCAACGTGATGGTGCTGGGCGAGAACGGCGTGGGCAAGGAACTGGTGGCGCGCGCCATCCATGCGGCCTCGAAGCGCAGCGGGGAAACCTTTCTCGCCGTGGACATGGGCGCGCTGCCCGAAGCGACGTTCGAAAGCGAACTGTTCGGCCACCGCAAGGGCTCTTTCACCGACGCCAGGGCCGACCGCGCCGGGCGCTTCCAGGCCGCGCGCGGCGGCACCCTGTTCCTCGACGAGATCGGCAACATGCCGCTCGGCGCCCAGGCCAAGCTGCTCACCGCGCTGGAGCGGCGCGAAGTCACGCCCCTGGGGGCGGACCGGGCCGAGCCGATCGACGTGCGCATCGTCAGCGCCACCAACCTGGAGGAAGCCCGCCTGTTCGATGCGGCGGTGTTCCGGCCCGACCTGCTGTTCCGCCTGAACACCATCGTGCTGCGGGTGCCGCCGCTGCGCGAGCGGCGCGACGACATCCCCCAGCTGCTGCACCATTACCTGTCGCTGTACGAAGCCCAGTACGGCCGCCCGGTGCGCGAGCTGGCCCCGCATGCGCTGTACGCCTTGTGCGCCTGGCCCTGGCCCGGCAATGTGCGCGCGCTGCGCCATGCCTGCGAGCGCGCGGTCATTCTGGCGGCGCAGCCGGAATACCGCTTCGAGGACTTCGGACTGGCGGCGCCGGCTGCGCCTGCCGCCGCCGCGCCGGCCGTGGAAGCGCCGGCACGGACCGGCGGCTTCAGCCTCGGGGCGCTGGAACGCGAGACCATCGCCGCCGCCCTCGACAAGGCCAAGGGCAACATCAGCCTGGCCGCGCGCATGCTGGGCCTGAGCCGCGCCGCGCTGTACCGCAAGCTGGGCAAGCATGGCTTCTAG
- a CDS encoding four-helix bundle copper-binding protein: MGEMANVQSCIQACMEAMRACQACAAADIREGQNNCALINLDCADICAATLNVLSRGSPHHGDFCALCAHVCRACAAECAKHASMHQHCAECQAACERCAAECDKHARERHI, translated from the coding sequence ATGGGCGAAATGGCAAACGTACAGTCGTGCATCCAGGCCTGCATGGAAGCGATGCGCGCCTGCCAGGCATGTGCCGCGGCCGACATCCGCGAAGGCCAGAACAACTGTGCACTGATCAACCTCGACTGCGCCGACATCTGCGCAGCCACCCTGAACGTGCTGTCGCGCGGCTCGCCTCACCACGGCGACTTCTGCGCGCTGTGCGCCCACGTCTGCCGGGCCTGCGCGGCCGAGTGCGCCAAGCACGCATCCATGCACCAGCATTGCGCCGAATGCCAGGCGGCCTGCGAGCGCTGCGCCGCCGAGTGCGACAAGCACGCGCGCGAACGCCACATCTGA
- a CDS encoding sensor histidine kinase has translation MASRPREGQLKAAVLLCLAGVAVLAFGAGMVHDAPRLVVLCALTALPLLWTLWGCLGRLAMLRHPRPPEPKAVLSIEQQHLVDNALALETSLEHAPIALFRIEGAGEDCAAARVQPLNGNARKLVAPGRAVEPAALYRQLAGQPGERRSMIQFETERGAERALLAVSELALQGRSQRLAALMPVESELEAEALNAWRQLVHVLTHEIMNSLTPVASLSRTARDMLDEVREALPQDVAHDLVTALDAISRRADSLADFVASYRSLSNVPAARPERIQLAALFERVRALVAPAWRAHGGQVRFSVEPSTLELVADPGQLEQALINLLKNAFEASAGLDRAGARVSARLVRGGRLRIEVADDGPGVPPELVKHIFTPFFTTKKQGGGIGLAMVRHLVHENGGTVRYARPPGQGARFVISF, from the coding sequence ATGGCTTCTAGGCCGCGGGAAGGGCAGCTCAAGGCCGCCGTCCTGCTGTGCCTGGCGGGCGTCGCCGTGCTGGCCTTCGGCGCCGGCATGGTCCACGATGCACCGCGCCTGGTGGTGCTGTGCGCCCTGACGGCGCTGCCCCTGCTGTGGACGCTGTGGGGCTGCCTCGGCCGTCTCGCCATGCTGCGCCACCCCAGGCCGCCCGAACCGAAGGCCGTCCTCAGCATCGAACAGCAGCACCTGGTCGACAATGCGCTGGCGCTGGAGACCAGCCTGGAGCACGCGCCGATCGCGCTGTTTCGCATCGAGGGCGCGGGCGAGGACTGCGCGGCTGCGCGGGTCCAGCCGCTCAATGGCAATGCGCGCAAGCTGGTCGCGCCCGGCCGCGCCGTCGAACCGGCCGCGCTCTACCGCCAGCTGGCCGGCCAGCCGGGCGAGCGCCGCAGCATGATCCAGTTCGAGACCGAGCGCGGGGCCGAGCGCGCGCTGTTGGCAGTGTCCGAACTGGCGCTGCAGGGAAGAAGCCAGCGCCTGGCCGCCCTGATGCCGGTCGAGAGCGAGCTGGAAGCGGAAGCGCTGAACGCCTGGCGCCAGCTGGTGCACGTGCTGACCCATGAGATCATGAATTCGCTCACGCCGGTGGCGTCGCTGTCGCGCACCGCACGCGACATGCTGGACGAGGTGCGCGAGGCGCTGCCGCAGGATGTCGCCCACGATCTGGTCACCGCGCTCGACGCCATCAGCCGGCGCGCCGACAGCCTGGCCGATTTCGTGGCCAGCTACCGCAGCCTGTCGAACGTGCCGGCCGCACGGCCGGAACGCATCCAGCTTGCCGCCCTGTTCGAGCGGGTGCGCGCGCTGGTCGCCCCCGCCTGGCGCGCGCACGGCGGCCAGGTCCGGTTCTCGGTCGAGCCGAGCACGCTCGAGCTGGTGGCCGACCCGGGGCAACTGGAACAGGCCTTGATCAACCTGCTCAAGAATGCCTTCGAGGCCAGCGCCGGCCTCGACCGGGCGGGAGCGCGCGTCAGCGCCCGCCTGGTGCGCGGCGGCCGCCTGCGCATCGAAGTGGCGGACGACGGCCCCGGCGTGCCGCCCGAACTCGTCAAGCACATCTTCACGCCTTTCTTCACGACCAAGAAGCAGGGCGGCGGCATCGGGCTGGCGATGGTGCGCCACCTGGTCCACGAGAACGGCGGCACGGTGCGCTATGCGCGGCCGCCGGGGCAGGGCGCGCGCTTCGTCATCAGCTTCTAG
- a CDS encoding alkaline phosphatase family protein, with protein MRRLEPGRLVLWLVGSAPLDLVLVLAPASGAPRHLPLDARRCRMIRVGRHAWVHLIDVALSEPLPQDSIIDYDLLLAQGDGIEAGIAQWAPHLLHAGATRPNLVLRSRSDNILFGSCRKPHHRARDGLARADALLAGHVGQAEERPAMLMLCGDQVYVDDVAGPMLAAIHALIGRLGLYGECLEGAVVADSDALYRHPASYYRREELLPAVKSNDALRDRFFGGSEKPIFTTANAHNHLVTLAEVMAMYLLVWSPVPWRLVADAAAPPLTPRQAQRWRRESEALAGFRHDLPGCARLLAHVQTLMIFDDHDITDDWNLSAKWESTAYGHPFSRRIVGNALVAYMLCQGWGNRPEVFAAALDDLAALTATAADDGRLDAPRQDALVKRLLRFRQWDVVLRTTPTIIVLDTRTRRWRNRRRPGHPSGLMDWEALSELQHELLDESAAVIVSPTPMFGVKLIEVVQRIATFLGAALTVDAENWMAHRGAANSMLNIFSHSRTPGNYVVLSGDVHYSFAYDVEVRDSDRVPHVWQITSSGIKNEFPRRLLDWLDRLNRWLYAPRSPLNWFTKRRDLVFTPHLPDQRQEGERVWNGAGIGQVWLDAQGRPVRIVHHNADGRPSTRFLAPEQGASLAVATETARKH; from the coding sequence TTGCGCCGCCTCGAACCGGGCCGTCTGGTGTTATGGCTGGTCGGCAGCGCGCCACTCGACCTGGTGCTGGTGCTGGCGCCGGCAAGCGGCGCGCCCCGGCACCTGCCGCTGGACGCGCGCCGCTGCCGCATGATCCGGGTCGGCCGCCACGCCTGGGTGCACTTGATCGATGTCGCGCTGTCCGAGCCGCTGCCGCAGGACAGCATCATCGACTATGACTTGCTCCTTGCGCAGGGCGATGGCATCGAGGCCGGCATCGCGCAATGGGCGCCGCACCTGCTGCATGCCGGCGCCACGCGGCCGAACCTGGTGCTGCGCAGCCGCAGCGACAATATCCTGTTCGGCTCCTGCCGCAAGCCGCACCATCGCGCGCGCGACGGCTTGGCGCGCGCCGACGCCTTGCTGGCCGGGCACGTCGGCCAGGCCGAGGAGCGCCCTGCCATGCTGATGCTATGCGGTGACCAGGTGTATGTGGACGACGTGGCCGGTCCGATGCTGGCGGCGATCCACGCGCTGATCGGGCGCCTGGGCCTGTATGGCGAATGCCTCGAAGGCGCGGTGGTCGCCGACAGCGATGCGCTGTACCGCCATCCGGCCAGCTACTACCGGCGCGAAGAGCTGCTGCCCGCGGTCAAGTCCAACGATGCGCTGCGCGACCGCTTCTTTGGCGGCAGCGAAAAGCCGATCTTCACCACCGCCAATGCGCACAACCACCTGGTGACCCTGGCCGAGGTGATGGCCATGTACCTGCTGGTCTGGTCGCCCGTGCCGTGGCGCCTGGTGGCGGATGCGGCCGCGCCGCCACTGACGCCCAGGCAGGCGCAGCGCTGGCGGCGCGAGTCCGAGGCGCTGGCGGGATTCCGGCACGATCTGCCCGGCTGCGCGCGATTGCTGGCGCACGTGCAGACCCTGATGATCTTCGACGACCACGACATCACCGACGACTGGAACCTGTCGGCCAAGTGGGAAAGCACCGCTTACGGGCACCCGTTCTCGCGCCGCATCGTCGGCAATGCGCTGGTCGCCTACATGCTGTGCCAGGGCTGGGGCAACCGCCCGGAGGTATTCGCGGCGGCGCTGGACGACTTGGCGGCGCTGACCGCCACGGCGGCGGACGACGGGCGGCTCGACGCGCCCAGGCAGGACGCGCTGGTCAAGCGCCTGCTGCGTTTTCGCCAGTGGGATGTCGTGCTGCGGACCACGCCCACGATCATCGTGCTCGATACCCGCACCCGGCGCTGGCGCAACCGGCGCCGGCCCGGCCATCCGTCGGGCCTGATGGATTGGGAGGCCTTGAGCGAGCTGCAGCACGAACTGCTGGACGAAAGCGCCGCCGTCATCGTCTCGCCGACGCCCATGTTCGGGGTCAAGCTGATCGAGGTGGTGCAGCGGATCGCCACCTTTCTCGGTGCGGCCCTGACCGTCGACGCCGAGAACTGGATGGCGCATCGCGGCGCGGCCAACAGCATGTTGAATATCTTTAGTCATTCGCGCACCCCGGGCAACTACGTGGTGCTGTCGGGCGACGTGCACTATTCCTTTGCCTACGACGTCGAGGTGCGCGACTCGGATCGCGTGCCCCATGTCTGGCAGATCACCAGCAGTGGCATCAAGAACGAATTCCCGCGCCGCCTGCTGGACTGGCTCGATCGCTTGAACCGCTGGCTGTATGCGCCGCGCTCGCCGCTGAACTGGTTCACCAAGCGCCGCGACCTGGTGTTCACGCCGCACCTCCCGGACCAGCGCCAGGAGGGCGAGCGCGTCTGGAACGGCGCCGGCATCGGCCAAGTGTGGCTCGACGCGCAAGGACGGCCGGTCCGCATCGTGCACCACAACGCCGATGGCAGGCCGTCGACCAGGTTCCTGGCGCCGGAGCAGGGAGCGTCCCTTGCGGTCGCTACCGAGACCGCAAGGAAACACTGA